The following are encoded in a window of Acropora muricata isolate sample 2 chromosome 6, ASM3666990v1, whole genome shotgun sequence genomic DNA:
- the LOC136920028 gene encoding uncharacterized protein, whose amino-acid sequence MRLAEYFFDENSNNRTTNEHDTPFHNKSTWNAPNDRERALNTFLDAVKLDITTTKPKPTKDNLTVTERQAIGQLKQRQDIIIKPADKGSGTVVMDKTWYIDECNRQLTDTKFYKHLDEDITADIQKRVTFYVNRMHKDKLINDKTKQYLIQSDVKPGRFYILPKVHKPGNPGRPIVSSNSHPTERLSHFVDYHLQPLVHKLPSFVKDTNDFLNKLLTIGNLPANSLLVTLDVSSLYTNIPHNEGINACERFLHTSSHKTIPTNTLCDLIRMILTMNNFSFNDNHYLQIHGTAMGTKMAPSYANLFLGFFEANALKNAPFQPHTWLRYIDDIFMIWTEGLDNLKIFIDYLNNIHSTIKFTSSHSSTNIPFLDVNVSLTNDGNISTDLYTKPTDKHQHLLYSSCHPLHTKKAIPLE is encoded by the coding sequence ATGCGATTAGCCGAGTACTTTTTCgacgaaaacagcaataatcgcACAACCAACGAACACGACACTCCTTTCCATAACAAGAGTACTTGGAACGCCCCCAACGACAGAGAAAGAGCCCTTAACACTTTTTTAGACGCCGTTAAACTTGACATAACCACGACTAAACCAAAACCTACTAAAGATAACCTTACTGTTACAGAACGACAGGCCATAGGTCAGCTTAAACAACGACAAGACATAATTATAAAACCCGCGGACAAAGGTTCcggtactgttgttatggacaagacttgGTATATCGACGAATGCAACAGACAACTTACTGACACCAAATTCTACAAACACCTAGACGAAGACATCACTGCCGacatacaaaaacgtgttactttttacgttaacagaatgcataaggacaaacttataaacgacaaaaccaaacaataccTCATACAATCTGACGTTAAACCAGGACGATTTTACATTCTACCTAAAGTACATAAGCCGGGCAATCCAGGACGCCCTATTGTTTCATCTAACAGCCATCCCACGGAACGCTTGTCTCATTTCGTTGACTatcaccttcaacctttagttcataaactgccatcctttgtcaaggacactaacgactttcttaacaaactcctcaccatcggtaatttaccggctaattccttactggtcacactcgatgtttcatcattatatactaatatcccacataatgaaggtattaatgcttgtgaacgttttctacacacttcctcccacaaaaccattcccactaacacactctgtgacctcattcgtatgattctcaccatgaataatttctcctttaatgataaccactatctccaaatccacggcaccgccatgggtaccaaaatggctccctcttatgctaacctttttcttggttttttcgaagcaaacgctttgaaaaatgccccatttcaacctcacacttggctgcgctatatcgatgatatttttatgatctggaccgaaggtctggataacctaaaaattttcatcgactatctcaacaacattcactccaccatcaaattcactagttcacactcctctactaacatacctttccttgacgtaaatgtctctttgactaacgacggaaatatatctactgatctctacaccaaacctacagacaaacaccaacatctactctattcatcctgccatcctttacatacaaaaaaagccattcc